The proteins below come from a single Myxococcales bacterium genomic window:
- a CDS encoding serine/threonine protein kinase: MADQPESKIADGALLLGKYRVIREVGRGGMAAVYEAEQLSLGKKVALKVLAAELAASNVVIERFFREARAAASVRSPHIVDVYDSGRLEDGRPFIAMEMLDGESLYDRMARVRIIDIDTTLRVIVHCAKGLAKAHAAGIVHRDLKPENIFLTTDENGEELVKLLDFGLAKFYAPVNPDEKTKRLTREGAVFGTPAYMSPEQVKGQGTVDHRSDLWALGCMAYECLLGRPVWNMDQGVAMTFAAIATGPIPTPSRIRTDLPLAFDEWFKCCLARDPADRYQSAKELSDALVLVFGDTPSIPRMSAGALPTFARADGPPSSGPHVSALPLDPLRDVSSQDPSQPQTPPAPTTASLTTPPAARSRGSSAVRMATSGALVVASVSLAAFVWARYLKPQVIVQTVASTATVAPSAPPDAGAPPAPDQPSWAFYIHDAQKLLAERDFPEAQKKFKEALDRTTSVPATRAFVEQTRVAPTGPCALTGLGRPRTGLGGNEGRPTVAGAGKGAVVAWTDDHEQAGREHVYSVIVDASGRSTSTVRDLTPEAASVMRPSLLPAEDKFVLLYWDQRGREAGVRVRTLDRDASIAGGSVLVGSPRPGLFWPAITRIPTGGYFVVWQDDRDKEGEDLFVRRLTPELETSSPELRLTDYVPPVKGRPGPAVRYPALAVGANALLVAYRLDREGKHLIYRMRLPLDGPELVKGLEDLPAEKAPKRVDRELGAPHLVNEDRASADVPTAACGSEGCFVAWHGETTGASLARLDVEKGSLIWRKQFAPKGGRPTLLSTKQGEVYLVYFEGGRVRLAAVSRDGLGPVTAFGHISGDHPHPSVAQGSQKGELWVAWEDSEPGAAGAMVKEAYVARLSCP; encoded by the coding sequence ATGGCCGATCAGCCCGAGTCGAAGATCGCCGACGGAGCCCTGCTCCTCGGAAAGTACCGCGTCATTCGCGAGGTGGGTCGCGGAGGCATGGCGGCCGTCTACGAGGCCGAGCAGCTCTCGCTCGGCAAGAAGGTCGCGCTGAAGGTGCTCGCGGCCGAGCTCGCCGCGTCGAACGTCGTGATCGAGCGCTTCTTCCGCGAGGCGCGCGCGGCGGCGAGCGTGCGCAGCCCGCACATCGTCGACGTCTACGACTCGGGCCGCCTGGAGGATGGCCGCCCGTTCATCGCGATGGAGATGCTCGACGGCGAGTCGCTCTACGACCGCATGGCGCGCGTGCGCATCATCGACATCGACACCACGCTCCGGGTCATCGTGCACTGCGCGAAGGGGCTCGCGAAGGCGCACGCCGCGGGCATCGTCCACCGCGATCTCAAGCCGGAGAACATCTTCCTCACGACCGACGAGAACGGCGAAGAGCTCGTGAAGCTCCTCGACTTCGGGCTCGCCAAGTTCTACGCGCCGGTGAACCCAGACGAGAAGACCAAGCGCCTCACGCGCGAGGGCGCAGTGTTCGGTACACCGGCGTACATGTCGCCGGAGCAGGTCAAGGGGCAGGGCACCGTCGATCATCGCTCCGACCTCTGGGCGCTCGGCTGCATGGCGTACGAGTGCCTGCTCGGGCGCCCGGTGTGGAACATGGACCAGGGCGTCGCGATGACCTTCGCGGCGATCGCCACCGGGCCCATCCCCACGCCCTCGCGCATCCGCACGGATCTGCCGCTCGCGTTCGACGAGTGGTTCAAGTGCTGCCTCGCCCGGGATCCGGCCGACCGGTACCAGTCGGCCAAGGAGCTCTCCGACGCGCTCGTGCTCGTCTTCGGCGACACGCCGTCGATTCCACGCATGTCGGCCGGGGCGCTCCCCACGTTCGCCCGCGCCGACGGTCCGCCTTCGTCCGGGCCGCACGTCAGCGCGCTGCCGCTCGACCCCTTGCGTGATGTCTCGTCGCAGGACCCCTCCCAGCCGCAGACGCCGCCCGCCCCCACCACGGCGTCGCTCACCACGCCGCCTGCGGCTCGCTCCAGGGGCTCGTCCGCCGTCCGCATGGCCACCTCGGGCGCGCTCGTCGTCGCCTCCGTCTCGCTCGCCGCCTTCGTGTGGGCGCGCTACCTGAAGCCTCAGGTCATCGTCCAGACCGTGGCCTCCACCGCCACCGTGGCGCCGTCGGCCCCGCCCGACGCCGGCGCGCCACCGGCCCCCGACCAGCCGAGCTGGGCGTTTTACATCCACGACGCCCAGAAGCTCCTCGCGGAGCGCGACTTCCCCGAGGCGCAGAAGAAGTTCAAGGAGGCGCTCGACCGCACCACCAGCGTGCCGGCGACCCGTGCGTTCGTCGAGCAGACGCGGGTCGCGCCCACCGGGCCCTGCGCGCTCACGGGCCTCGGCCGACCGCGCACCGGCCTCGGCGGCAACGAGGGGCGCCCCACCGTGGCGGGCGCAGGCAAGGGCGCCGTCGTCGCGTGGACCGACGACCACGAGCAGGCCGGGCGCGAGCACGTGTACTCGGTCATCGTGGACGCGTCGGGTCGGAGCACCTCGACCGTACGCGACCTGACCCCCGAGGCCGCGAGCGTCATGCGCCCGTCGCTCCTGCCGGCGGAAGACAAGTTCGTGCTCCTCTACTGGGATCAAAGGGGGCGCGAGGCGGGCGTACGAGTCCGCACCCTGGACCGCGACGCCAGCATCGCCGGGGGCAGCGTGCTCGTCGGTTCGCCACGCCCGGGCCTCTTCTGGCCTGCGATCACGCGTATCCCTACCGGCGGGTACTTCGTCGTCTGGCAGGACGATCGCGACAAGGAAGGCGAAGACCTCTTCGTCCGCCGCCTCACGCCCGAGCTCGAGACCTCGAGCCCCGAGCTGCGCCTCACCGACTACGTGCCGCCCGTGAAGGGCCGACCGGGGCCTGCGGTCCGTTACCCCGCGCTCGCGGTCGGCGCCAACGCCCTCCTCGTCGCCTACCGCCTCGATCGCGAGGGCAAACACCTGATCTACCGAATGCGCCTTCCGCTCGACGGCCCAGAGCTCGTGAAGGGGCTCGAAGACCTGCCCGCGGAGAAAGCGCCCAAGCGCGTCGATCGCGAGCTCGGCGCGCCGCACCTCGTGAACGAGGACCGCGCTTCGGCCGACGTGCCCACCGCCGCCTGCGGGAGCGAGGGGTGCTTCGTGGCGTGGCACGGCGAGACGACGGGGGCGTCGCTCGCGCGCCTCGACGTCGAAAAGGGCTCGCTCATCTGGCGAAAGCAGTTCGCGCCGAAGGGGGGCCGCCCCACGCTCCTCTCCACGAAGCAGGGCGAGGTCTATCTGGTCTACTTCGAGGGCGGGCGGGTCCGCCTCGCGGCCGTGAGCCGCGACGGCCTCGGCCCCGTGACCGCGTTCGGCCACATCAGCGGCGACCACCCGCACCCCTCGGTGGCGCAGGGCTCTCAGAAGGGCGAGCTGTGGGTCGCGTGGGAAGACTCGGAGCCCGGGGCCGCAGGCGCGATGGTGAAAGAGGCCTATGTCGCGCGGCTCTCGTGCCCCTGA
- a CDS encoding HAMP domain-containing histidine kinase, with product METGDRLTLLGEIAGEIAHELRNSLQVITASAYVGQNAPERAPAQLARIARTAADAQRLIDDMLELVRGDRAPREVVDLHVPILAAREHLAPAAATFVDELPADARFSLHPRLFARVLGALFDNAIAVSARPPTIVTRARRDGEALVVEVEDDGPGVNEAIAPRIFDALVTGRAGGTGLGLALARRITAAHGGSLELLTRAPQGALFRVVLPA from the coding sequence ATGGAGACCGGCGATCGACTCACGCTCCTTGGCGAGATTGCGGGGGAGATCGCCCACGAGCTGCGCAACTCGCTCCAGGTCATCACGGCGAGCGCGTACGTCGGCCAGAACGCGCCGGAGCGCGCCCCCGCCCAGCTCGCGCGGATCGCGCGCACCGCGGCCGACGCTCAGCGTCTCATCGACGACATGCTCGAGCTCGTCCGTGGCGACCGTGCCCCGCGGGAGGTGGTCGACCTCCACGTGCCCATCCTCGCGGCGCGCGAACACCTCGCGCCGGCGGCCGCGACGTTCGTCGACGAGCTCCCGGCAGACGCGCGCTTCTCGCTCCACCCGCGGCTGTTCGCGCGCGTGCTCGGTGCGCTGTTCGACAACGCCATCGCCGTCAGCGCGCGTCCCCCTACGATCGTCACGCGAGCGCGCCGAGACGGGGAAGCTCTCGTGGTCGAGGTCGAAGACGACGGCCCCGGCGTGAACGAGGCGATCGCCCCGCGCATCTTCGACGCGCTCGTGACCGGGCGCGCCGGCGGCACCGGGCTCGGCCTCGCGCTCGCGCGACGCATCACAGCCGCGCATGGGGGCTCGCTCGAGCTGCTCACGCGGGCCCCGCAGGGGGCTCTCTTCCGCGTCGTGCTCCCCGCGTGA
- a CDS encoding aldehyde dehydrogenase family protein → MAATTTPSTLRVDNPYTLEVACEVPLAGPAEVDAVLDASRAAARDFRRVAVGERVALCERACEAMLADKEAIARDITRTMGKPLSQARGELDGMLGRARHMMAIAGECLADIELPAKDNFVRRIRREPLGVVFDLPAWNYPLLTAVNALFPAVLAGNAVVVKHSPRTPLTGPAFARAFAKAGAPLGLVQSLDCDHPTSERIVGDPRVDQVLFTGSVFGGHRIQRAASERFLHVGLELGGNDPAYVAADVDVAKVAEQIVDGAMYNAGQSCCAVERVYVHESVYDAFVAACEPLVRAYVLGDPEDAATSMGPIAQPWHVAELEAFVADATTRGAGLIAGGVGVQVAGKGRFFQPALLRDVPHDADLFRRESFGPILPIAKVASDDEALARMNDSALGLTASVWTTDLARAERLASELSFGTVYMNRCDSLDPALPWSGTRDSGRGATLSALGFDGLTRPKALHFRLAL, encoded by the coding sequence ATGGCCGCGACCACGACCCCCTCCACGCTCCGCGTCGATAACCCCTATACCCTTGAAGTTGCTTGCGAAGTCCCGCTCGCCGGGCCCGCCGAGGTCGACGCCGTGCTCGACGCTTCGCGGGCGGCCGCGCGCGACTTTCGCCGCGTCGCCGTGGGTGAGCGCGTTGCGCTCTGCGAGCGGGCCTGCGAGGCCATGCTCGCCGACAAGGAGGCCATCGCGCGAGACATCACACGGACCATGGGCAAGCCGCTCTCGCAGGCGCGCGGAGAGCTCGACGGCATGCTCGGTCGGGCGCGGCACATGATGGCGATCGCCGGCGAGTGCCTGGCCGACATCGAGCTCCCCGCCAAAGACAACTTCGTCCGCCGCATCCGCCGCGAGCCGCTCGGCGTGGTCTTCGACTTGCCGGCGTGGAACTATCCGCTGCTCACGGCGGTGAACGCGCTCTTCCCCGCGGTGCTCGCGGGCAACGCGGTCGTCGTGAAGCACTCGCCGCGCACGCCGCTCACGGGCCCGGCGTTCGCGCGAGCCTTCGCGAAGGCCGGCGCGCCCCTCGGGCTCGTGCAGTCCCTCGACTGCGATCACCCCACCAGCGAGCGCATCGTCGGCGACCCGCGGGTCGATCAGGTGCTCTTCACCGGCTCGGTGTTCGGCGGACATCGCATCCAGCGCGCGGCGAGCGAGCGCTTCCTTCACGTGGGCCTCGAGCTCGGCGGGAACGATCCGGCCTACGTCGCGGCCGACGTCGACGTCGCGAAGGTGGCCGAGCAGATCGTGGACGGCGCGATGTACAACGCCGGGCAGAGCTGCTGCGCCGTGGAGCGTGTGTACGTCCACGAGTCGGTCTACGACGCGTTCGTGGCGGCGTGCGAGCCGCTCGTGCGGGCCTACGTGCTCGGCGATCCCGAAGACGCCGCCACCTCCATGGGCCCGATCGCCCAGCCCTGGCACGTCGCCGAGCTCGAGGCGTTCGTGGCCGACGCGACGACCCGCGGCGCGGGGCTCATCGCCGGCGGAGTCGGGGTGCAAGTCGCTGGAAAGGGACGGTTTTTCCAGCCCGCGCTCCTCCGCGACGTACCCCACGACGCCGACCTCTTCCGGCGCGAGTCGTTCGGTCCGATCCTCCCCATCGCCAAGGTGGCCTCCGACGACGAGGCCCTCGCGCGCATGAACGACAGCGCGCTGGGGCTCACCGCGAGCGTGTGGACGACCGATCTCGCGCGCGCCGAGCGCCTCGCCAGCGAGCTGTCGTTCGGCACGGTGTACATGAACCGGTGCGACTCCCTCGATCCCGCCCTGCCGTGGAGCGGCACGAGAGACTCGGGGCGCGGCGCCACGTTGAGCGCCCTCGGGTTCGACGGCCTCACGCGGCCGAAGGCCCTGCACTTCCGCCTGGCGTTGTAG
- a CDS encoding DUF1565 domain-containing protein: MTRSARAALAVGLVAIGLAAFGGCASFPSSFCEYGFCAEAADAATDVATVPPGCDTPTEPAKNAEKCLVDGFGAFVSPRGDDSAPGTRGAPFKTLAKALASGKPRIVLCEGEYTESVELTSPVELYGKVTCTFDRGGGPTKLKGTKPDYAVRVLRASNVRLTDLEIQAAPGAVGAPGSFGVVVADAKSVNLVRLSIDAKDAAPGADGVLASYTFPEPVAASVPGRGESGACPGGANSQGGQGGASAGAAGGDGLPRPSAGTSGSAASANCGSLAQSGGDGALGPNGGSALSVGEVTAAGWQGTAGRPGSPGAPGGGGGGGGYTTGDPTPSGGGGGAGGCGGAGGGGGGAGGSSAALVVYASEVTLDTCALRAGAPGAGGAGATAAQEGQPGSPALTTGTACLGASGGRGGTGGLGGGGAGGASVGVAWTGTEPRFVGTTTVVRAPSNAPALGGAGVTGVGVAGVNVDVLKAP, translated from the coding sequence ATGACGCGCTCCGCTCGGGCCGCACTGGCCGTGGGGCTCGTCGCGATCGGGCTCGCCGCCTTCGGCGGCTGCGCTTCGTTCCCGTCGAGCTTCTGTGAATACGGCTTCTGCGCTGAAGCGGCCGACGCGGCGACCGACGTCGCGACCGTCCCCCCCGGCTGTGACACGCCCACCGAGCCCGCGAAGAACGCCGAGAAGTGCCTCGTCGACGGCTTCGGCGCGTTCGTGTCGCCCAGGGGCGACGACTCAGCGCCGGGCACGAGGGGCGCGCCGTTCAAGACCCTGGCGAAGGCGCTCGCCTCCGGCAAGCCGCGGATCGTGCTGTGCGAGGGCGAGTACACCGAGAGCGTCGAGCTCACGAGCCCCGTCGAGCTCTACGGCAAGGTGACCTGCACGTTCGATCGCGGCGGTGGCCCCACCAAGCTGAAGGGCACCAAGCCGGACTACGCGGTGCGCGTCCTCCGCGCGTCGAACGTGCGGCTCACCGACCTCGAGATTCAGGCCGCGCCTGGCGCGGTCGGCGCTCCGGGCAGCTTCGGCGTGGTCGTGGCGGACGCGAAGAGCGTGAACCTCGTGCGCCTCTCCATCGACGCGAAGGACGCAGCTCCCGGGGCCGATGGGGTGCTCGCGTCCTACACGTTTCCGGAGCCCGTGGCCGCCTCGGTCCCGGGCCGTGGGGAGAGCGGCGCCTGCCCCGGCGGCGCGAACAGCCAGGGCGGTCAGGGCGGCGCGAGCGCCGGGGCCGCCGGCGGCGACGGCCTCCCGAGACCAAGCGCGGGCACCAGCGGGAGCGCCGCGAGCGCTAACTGCGGGAGTCTCGCGCAGAGCGGCGGCGACGGCGCGCTCGGTCCGAACGGCGGCAGCGCGCTCAGCGTGGGCGAGGTCACGGCGGCGGGGTGGCAGGGCACGGCCGGTCGCCCAGGCTCCCCCGGCGCACCGGGTGGCGGCGGCGGTGGCGGCGGCTACACCACGGGCGACCCCACCCCGTCGGGCGGCGGCGGCGGCGCGGGCGGCTGCGGTGGCGCGGGCGGCGGCGGCGGCGGCGCGGGCGGCTCCAGCGCCGCGCTCGTGGTGTACGCGTCGGAGGTCACGCTCGACACGTGCGCCCTCAGGGCGGGCGCGCCCGGCGCGGGCGGCGCAGGGGCCACCGCCGCGCAGGAAGGCCAGCCCGGCAGCCCGGCCCTGACGACCGGCACCGCCTGTCTCGGCGCTTCCGGCGGGCGTGGCGGGACCGGGGGCCTCGGCGGAGGCGGCGCAGGGGGCGCCTCCGTGGGGGTCGCGTGGACCGGCACCGAGCCGCGCTTCGTTGGCACCACGACCGTCGTCAGGGCGCCCTCGAACGCGCCCGCGCTGGGCGGCGCGGGCGTCACGGGGGTCGGCGTCGCGGGCGTCAACGTCGACGTGCTCAAGGCGCCGTAG
- a CDS encoding SPFH domain-containing protein has translation MKTQPFKEKILDTAPGGPMLAALLGTMLGLPVVLGAVNAIRGQEAVGAMVVLVEVACIVALSGLFVVNPNEGRVIQLFGRYVGTAREPGLRWANPFFSKRAVSLRLRSFESAKLKVNDLDGNPIEIAAIIAWKVIDTAEACFQVDDYQAFVAVQAESAVRNLATSYSYDAHDAGKPSLRSHTETIAVELKRELDARLVTAGVEIVEARISHLAYAPEIAQAMLQRQQAGAIIAARALIVEGAVGMVEMALAKLAERQVVSLDDERKAQMVSNLLVVLCGERATQPVVNTGTLYS, from the coding sequence ATGAAAACTCAGCCCTTCAAGGAGAAGATCCTCGACACCGCTCCCGGCGGGCCCATGCTCGCCGCGCTGCTCGGCACCATGCTGGGCTTGCCGGTGGTGCTCGGCGCGGTCAACGCCATCCGCGGGCAGGAGGCCGTCGGCGCGATGGTCGTGCTCGTCGAGGTCGCGTGCATCGTCGCGCTCTCGGGTCTCTTCGTGGTGAACCCGAACGAGGGGCGCGTAATCCAGCTCTTCGGGCGGTACGTAGGCACCGCCCGCGAGCCAGGCCTGCGCTGGGCGAATCCGTTCTTCTCGAAGCGCGCGGTCTCCCTGCGTCTCCGCAGCTTCGAGAGCGCGAAGCTCAAGGTGAACGACCTCGACGGCAACCCCATCGAGATCGCCGCCATCATCGCCTGGAAGGTCATCGACACCGCGGAGGCATGCTTCCAGGTCGACGACTACCAGGCCTTCGTCGCCGTGCAGGCAGAGTCGGCCGTGCGCAACCTCGCGACGAGCTACTCGTACGACGCGCACGACGCCGGGAAGCCGTCGCTCCGCAGCCACACCGAGACCATCGCGGTCGAGCTGAAGCGAGAGCTCGACGCGCGCCTCGTGACGGCCGGCGTCGAGATCGTCGAGGCGCGCATCAGCCACCTCGCGTACGCACCGGAGATCGCGCAGGCGATGCTCCAGCGGCAGCAGGCCGGCGCGATCATCGCGGCGCGCGCGCTCATCGTGGAGGGCGCGGTGGGCATGGTGGAGATGGCGCTGGCCAAGCTCGCCGAACGGCAGGTCGTCTCGCTCGACGACGAGCGAAAAGCCCAGATGGTGTCCAACTTGCTCGTCGTCCTCTGCGGCGAGCGAGCCACACAGCCGGTCGTGAACACCGGCACCCTCTACTCCTGA
- a CDS encoding DUF362 domain-containing protein: MANGKDLSRRDVLIGGLALAVPLAAACSSPDPVAGADAAPGPTPPTTGTTPLPPPDAATADATPPDATPADATPPDAGDASSPDAGTPVVGGPGVVVEITHCGAVAGAVVQAGPVRAIMARGMTELTGRATEDAAWKALFAPGDVVGIKVSPVGYPKVFSQVATVAEIVRGLGLAGVTPDKIVVFDRYRDYLDACGYAAALPAGVRFAAASPAYALDQTGTAGYDTGVFVDLPRVSPGDDAANPVKRRSHLCDVVSREVTKIINVPALKDHASAGITCALKNMTYGCVNNVSRTHSAPDNWTKDFVPAVASIPALRSKVVLHIADALIACFEGGPAPDGATFRTFVHASLFFATDPVALDRVGWKLLDEQRAKVGLPALANTGIALTNPGGAEAYNERQPQHVLTAGAAGLGISDLARITHRKVLLSPGPCGPT, encoded by the coding sequence ATGGCGAACGGCAAAGACCTGTCGCGACGGGACGTGCTGATCGGAGGGCTCGCTTTGGCGGTCCCGCTGGCTGCCGCGTGCAGCTCTCCCGATCCGGTCGCGGGCGCCGACGCAGCCCCCGGACCCACGCCACCGACCACCGGAACGACGCCCCTGCCGCCACCTGACGCCGCGACGGCGGACGCGACGCCCCCGGACGCGACGCCCGCGGACGCGACGCCCCCGGACGCGGGCGACGCAAGCTCACCCGACGCGGGGACGCCCGTCGTGGGCGGCCCGGGCGTGGTCGTCGAGATCACGCACTGCGGCGCTGTGGCGGGGGCGGTGGTGCAGGCCGGGCCGGTCCGCGCCATCATGGCCCGCGGCATGACCGAGCTCACGGGGCGCGCGACCGAGGACGCCGCGTGGAAGGCGCTGTTCGCGCCCGGCGACGTCGTCGGCATCAAGGTGAGCCCGGTCGGGTACCCGAAGGTGTTCAGTCAGGTCGCGACCGTCGCGGAGATCGTGCGCGGCCTCGGCCTCGCGGGCGTCACGCCCGACAAGATCGTCGTGTTCGACCGCTACCGCGACTACCTCGACGCGTGCGGGTACGCGGCGGCGCTCCCCGCCGGGGTGCGCTTCGCGGCGGCGTCGCCCGCGTATGCGCTCGACCAGACCGGCACCGCCGGCTACGACACGGGCGTCTTCGTCGATCTGCCGCGGGTCTCCCCCGGCGACGACGCGGCGAACCCCGTCAAGCGACGCTCGCACCTGTGCGACGTCGTGAGCCGGGAGGTCACGAAGATCATCAACGTGCCCGCCCTGAAGGACCACGCGTCGGCCGGCATCACCTGCGCGCTGAAGAACATGACGTACGGCTGCGTGAACAACGTCTCCCGCACGCACTCCGCGCCCGACAACTGGACGAAGGACTTCGTCCCGGCGGTAGCGTCGATCCCCGCCCTCCGGTCGAAGGTGGTGCTCCACATCGCGGACGCGCTCATCGCGTGCTTCGAGGGTGGCCCCGCGCCCGACGGCGCGACCTTCCGTACGTTCGTCCACGCGTCGCTCTTCTTCGCGACCGACCCCGTCGCGCTCGACCGTGTCGGGTGGAAGCTGCTCGACGAGCAGCGCGCGAAGGTCGGGCTCCCCGCGCTCGCGAACACGGGCATCGCGCTCACGAACCCGGGCGGCGCCGAGGCGTACAACGAGCGGCAGCCGCAGCACGTGCTCACCGCGGGCGCGGCGGGCCTCGGGATCTCCGATCTCGCGCGCATCACCCACCGCAAGGTCCTGCTCAGCCCGGGCCCCTGCGGCCCCACATAG
- a CDS encoding DUF2817 domain-containing protein, translating into MPTSPMTLASLRRDLSLFAKYHLVRRSVRYPAREVELGVVSLGFDPRSYVQTLRDYEGPFSVSTLAEVRFEGERFPMLFIRSRAWDAPDSRPRTPPRRPRVVVLAGVHGNEHAGLLAVPRILERVAADAELAARVDLTIVTPVNPVGAAHLSRYNGEGYDINRDFVRFDTVEARAVRRVMAQARPDFVVSLHEGPQDATFFFSNRHVAPALASRLLARVEAGGATLAAHDYFGRALPEPGHAPMDSATYALTWLWSRTLGMMPTGFYADQRAIPELTLESSWRATSLDARVGPHVDLVCGVLAEL; encoded by the coding sequence GTGCCCACCTCTCCCATGACGCTCGCGTCGCTTCGTCGCGACCTGTCCCTCTTCGCCAAGTACCACCTCGTTCGCCGGTCGGTCCGATACCCGGCGCGAGAGGTGGAGCTCGGCGTCGTGTCGCTCGGCTTCGACCCCCGGTCGTACGTGCAGACCCTCCGCGACTACGAGGGGCCGTTCTCCGTGTCGACGCTCGCCGAGGTGCGGTTCGAGGGCGAGCGCTTCCCCATGCTCTTCATTCGCTCGCGTGCGTGGGACGCGCCCGACTCGCGCCCGCGAACACCGCCTCGCCGCCCGCGGGTGGTGGTGCTGGCGGGCGTGCATGGAAACGAGCACGCGGGGCTCCTGGCGGTGCCGCGCATCTTGGAGCGCGTGGCCGCCGACGCAGAGCTCGCGGCCCGCGTCGACCTCACGATCGTGACGCCGGTGAACCCCGTGGGGGCCGCGCACCTCTCGCGGTACAATGGGGAAGGGTACGATATCAATCGTGATTTTGTCCGCTTCGACACCGTCGAGGCGCGCGCCGTGCGCCGCGTGATGGCCCAGGCTCGGCCGGACTTCGTTGTGTCGCTCCACGAGGGCCCGCAGGACGCGACGTTCTTCTTCTCGAACCGCCACGTGGCGCCCGCGCTCGCCTCGCGTCTGCTCGCGCGCGTGGAGGCGGGAGGGGCGACGCTCGCGGCCCACGACTACTTCGGGCGCGCGCTCCCGGAGCCCGGACACGCGCCCATGGACTCGGCCACCTACGCGCTCACGTGGCTGTGGTCGCGCACGCTCGGCATGATGCCCACCGGCTTCTACGCCGATCAGCGCGCCATCCCCGAGCTCACGCTCGAGAGCTCGTGGCGCGCGACCAGCCTCGACGCCCGCGTCGGCCCCCACGTCGACCTCGTGTGCGGCGTGTTGGCGGAGCTCTAG
- a CDS encoding ammonium transporter, with the protein MRIDTGDTAWLLVSAALVLFMSPGLALFYAGMVRRKNVLSTLMHSFSSVPIVLALWLLCGYGLAFGPTHRGLIGGLGASGVGLERLTSANHGTVPELAFVAFQMMFAGIAPALISGAFAERMKFTTYLAFVALWSLFVYIPMAHWVWADGGWLAAMGALDFAGGAVIHITAGVSALVFAKVLGPRLKYPHERPLPHDLTMTMTGAGILWFGWFGFNAGSALSSGHLAALAFVATHLGAAGGVVGWTMVEWRHRGKPTALGVASGLVGGLVAITPAAGFVAPWAAFLIGVCAGAACYGGVLLKYRLGYDDSLDAFGVHGVGGFLGALLTGVFARARVFPGAEKPFGTDGALYGNVRLLGVQALTSLVAAVFAGVVTWLILKLLDRTLGLRVTPSDEREGLDTTQHGETGYAG; encoded by the coding sequence ATGCGCATCGACACCGGAGACACCGCCTGGCTGCTCGTCAGCGCGGCGCTCGTCCTCTTCATGAGCCCCGGCCTCGCGCTGTTCTACGCGGGCATGGTGCGCCGCAAGAACGTGCTGTCGACGCTCATGCACTCGTTCTCGAGCGTCCCCATCGTGCTCGCGCTCTGGCTCTTGTGTGGATACGGCCTCGCGTTCGGGCCGACCCACCGCGGGCTCATCGGCGGGCTCGGCGCGAGCGGAGTCGGCCTCGAGCGTCTCACCTCCGCCAACCACGGCACCGTGCCCGAGCTCGCGTTCGTCGCGTTCCAGATGATGTTCGCGGGCATCGCGCCGGCGCTCATCTCGGGCGCGTTCGCGGAGCGCATGAAGTTCACCACGTACCTCGCGTTCGTCGCGCTCTGGTCGCTCTTCGTCTACATCCCCATGGCGCACTGGGTGTGGGCCGACGGGGGCTGGCTCGCGGCGATGGGGGCGCTCGATTTCGCCGGGGGCGCGGTCATCCACATCACGGCGGGAGTATCGGCGCTCGTGTTCGCCAAGGTCCTCGGCCCGCGGCTCAAGTACCCGCACGAGCGCCCTCTCCCGCACGACCTCACCATGACCATGACCGGCGCCGGCATCCTGTGGTTTGGGTGGTTCGGCTTCAACGCCGGGAGCGCGCTCTCCTCCGGGCACCTCGCGGCGCTCGCGTTCGTGGCCACGCACCTCGGCGCGGCGGGCGGCGTCGTCGGCTGGACGATGGTCGAGTGGCGCCACCGGGGCAAGCCCACCGCCCTCGGCGTCGCGTCCGGGCTCGTGGGCGGGCTCGTCGCCATCACCCCGGCCGCTGGGTTCGTCGCGCCCTGGGCGGCGTTTCTCATCGGCGTCTGCGCGGGCGCGGCCTGCTACGGCGGCGTGCTGCTGAAGTACCGCCTCGGCTACGACGACTCGCTCGACGCCTTCGGCGTGCACGGCGTCGGGGGCTTCCTCGGCGCGCTGCTCACCGGCGTGTTCGCGCGCGCCCGCGTGTTCCCGGGGGCCGAGAAGCCGTTCGGCACCGACGGCGCCCTCTACGGCAACGTCCGGCTCCTCGGGGTGCAGGCGCTCACGAGCCTCGTCGCCGCCGTGTTCGCCGGCGTCGTCACGTGGCTCATTCTCAAGCTCCTCGACCGCACCCTCGGCCTGCGGGTCACGCCCTCGGATGAGCGCGAGGGCCTCGACACGACCCAGCACGGCGAGACCGGCTACGCCGGCTGA